Proteins encoded in a region of the Caballeronia sp. M1242 genome:
- a CDS encoding HAD family phosphatase: MIKAILWDMDGTLIESESLHLATLVEALAHHGVQAGHEMHPLVFGKTGREVHALVRERFGLTVDFGEWSAFRARAYLNGAPKLTPRPGALEVYRAAKAAGITQAIVSNASRMLLEANLRALGIEDPSLITVSVNDVRQGKPSPEPYERAAWLLRLAPEEVVAVEDSPTGALGAIAAHMRVIGWPADDEAAALFPSEADIVRSPDELAAKLGLPSEALR, encoded by the coding sequence TTGATCAAGGCAATTCTGTGGGACATGGACGGCACGCTCATCGAGAGCGAGTCGCTGCATCTGGCGACGCTCGTCGAGGCGCTCGCGCATCACGGCGTGCAGGCGGGCCATGAGATGCATCCGCTCGTCTTCGGCAAGACCGGGCGCGAAGTGCATGCGCTCGTTCGCGAACGATTCGGGCTGACGGTCGATTTCGGCGAGTGGTCGGCGTTTCGGGCGCGGGCGTATCTGAACGGCGCACCGAAGCTCACGCCGCGTCCCGGCGCGCTCGAGGTGTATCGCGCGGCGAAGGCGGCCGGCATCACGCAGGCGATCGTATCGAACGCATCGCGCATGTTGCTCGAAGCGAACCTGCGCGCGCTCGGGATCGAAGATCCTTCGCTCATCACGGTCAGCGTCAACGACGTGCGTCAGGGCAAGCCGAGCCCGGAGCCCTACGAACGCGCAGCGTGGCTTTTGCGGCTCGCGCCGGAAGAGGTCGTCGCGGTCGAGGACAGCCCGACCGGCGCGCTCGGTGCGATCGCCGCGCACATGCGCGTGATCGGCTGGCCCGCCGATGATGAAGCCGCTGCGCTCTTTCCCTCCGAAGCGGACATCGTGCGCTCGCCGGATGAACTCGCGGCGAAGCTCGGGCTCCCCTCTGAGGCGTTGCGATAG
- a CDS encoding MFS transporter: MFNWFKEISGNERRTFWACFGGWALDSLDVQMFSLVIPAIIAEWSISRTQAGLVSGVTLVASALGGWIAGMLSDRFGRVRTLQWTVAFFSVFTFLCAFAQNYPQFLVLKTLQGFGFGGEWAAGAVLMAETIRNEHRGKAMGSVQSAWSVGWGAAVLLYALMFSLVPAATAWRVMFAIGIVPALLILYVRRGVQEPQAPARSSSSSQATRDTGIFSAGMLRMTLIGALLGVGAHGGYYALMTWLPTFLKSERHLSVLGTGGYLAVVIVAFFCGCLVSAQLLDRIGRRRTILTFAICCVITVVAYVSLPLGNTAMLFFGFPLGFFAAGIPASMGALFNELYPRGVRGTGVGFCYNFGRVVSAGFPVLVGHMSANMSLGTAIGIDAGLAYAIVVLSVLMLPETRGRVLGEVAPSADDSRPLAHAPRH; this comes from the coding sequence ATGTTCAACTGGTTCAAAGAAATTTCAGGCAATGAACGCAGGACGTTCTGGGCGTGCTTCGGCGGATGGGCGCTCGATTCGCTCGACGTGCAGATGTTCAGCCTCGTCATTCCCGCGATCATCGCCGAGTGGTCGATCAGCCGCACGCAAGCGGGACTGGTGAGCGGCGTCACGCTCGTTGCGTCGGCGCTGGGCGGATGGATCGCGGGCATGCTGTCCGACCGGTTCGGACGCGTCAGAACACTGCAATGGACTGTCGCGTTCTTCTCCGTTTTCACCTTCCTGTGCGCGTTCGCGCAGAACTATCCGCAGTTTCTCGTGCTGAAGACGTTGCAGGGTTTCGGCTTCGGTGGCGAGTGGGCGGCAGGCGCCGTGCTCATGGCCGAGACGATCCGCAACGAGCATCGCGGCAAGGCGATGGGCAGCGTGCAGAGCGCATGGTCCGTCGGCTGGGGCGCAGCCGTGCTGCTGTATGCGCTGATGTTCTCGCTCGTGCCCGCGGCCACGGCATGGCGCGTGATGTTCGCAATCGGCATCGTTCCTGCGCTTTTAATTCTGTACGTCCGGCGCGGCGTGCAGGAGCCGCAAGCGCCGGCGCGATCGTCATCATCGTCGCAAGCGACGCGTGACACCGGCATCTTCTCAGCGGGCATGCTTCGCATGACGTTGATCGGCGCGTTGCTAGGCGTCGGCGCGCACGGCGGTTATTACGCTCTGATGACGTGGTTGCCGACGTTCCTGAAGAGCGAGCGTCATCTGTCCGTGCTCGGTACTGGCGGCTATCTCGCCGTGGTGATCGTCGCGTTCTTTTGCGGATGCCTCGTCAGCGCGCAATTGCTGGATCGCATCGGTCGTCGAAGAACCATTCTCACGTTCGCGATCTGCTGCGTGATAACGGTCGTCGCCTATGTGTCCCTTCCGCTCGGCAATACCGCGATGTTGTTCTTCGGCTTTCCGCTCGGTTTCTTCGCGGCGGGCATTCCCGCGAGCATGGGTGCGCTGTTCAACGAGCTGTATCCGCGCGGCGTGCGCGGCACGGGCGTCGGGTTCTGCTACAACTTCGGTCGCGTCGTGTCCGCGGGATTCCCTGTGCTCGTCGGGCATATGTCGGCGAATATGTCGCTCGGCACGGCGATCGGCATCGATGCGGGCCTCGCCTACGCCATCGTCGTGCTGTCTGTGCTGATGCTGCCTGAGACGCGCGGCCGCGTGCTGGGCGAAGTCGCGCCCAGCGCGGATGACTCGCGTCCGCTCGCTCACGCTCCAAGGCACTGA
- a CDS encoding spherulation-specific family 4 protein: protein MQINRAFLKWGAALAAVMVSGTALAAGSTGGSSTSLSLVVPSYFYPSKTSADWNSLAASASKVTTTAILNPNSGPGTSADANYAAAVAKLHAAGGKVIGYVSTSYAKRSLSAVVADINMYVSLYNVDGFFIDEMTSDSQTSNVQFYQSIYNYIKGLKSTYSVTGNPGTTIPEIYASLPTADQFVVFEGNAKNYAKFQPMAWQAAYPKSRFVHIVYNASAAQMPGVLAYARTHGAGGVYVTSLTLPNPYKGLPAYWNDEVSNAVAQ, encoded by the coding sequence ATGCAAATCAATCGGGCGTTCTTGAAGTGGGGGGCTGCTCTCGCAGCGGTCATGGTGAGCGGCACGGCGCTCGCGGCAGGCAGTACGGGCGGGTCGAGCACGTCCCTGAGCCTCGTCGTGCCATCCTATTTCTACCCGAGCAAAACATCAGCGGACTGGAACAGTCTCGCTGCGTCTGCGAGCAAAGTAACGACCACTGCGATTCTGAATCCGAATAGCGGACCGGGCACGAGCGCGGATGCCAATTACGCCGCCGCCGTCGCCAAACTCCACGCGGCGGGCGGGAAGGTCATAGGCTACGTATCGACGTCTTACGCGAAGCGGTCTTTGTCCGCGGTCGTGGCCGATATCAATATGTACGTGAGCCTCTATAACGTCGATGGGTTCTTCATCGACGAGATGACTTCAGATAGTCAGACCTCGAATGTTCAGTTCTATCAGTCTATCTATAACTACATCAAGGGACTAAAGTCTACTTATTCGGTCACGGGTAATCCGGGCACCACTATTCCCGAGATCTACGCGAGCTTGCCGACGGCGGACCAGTTCGTGGTCTTCGAAGGCAACGCAAAGAATTACGCGAAATTCCAGCCGATGGCCTGGCAAGCAGCGTATCCGAAAAGCCGCTTCGTGCACATCGTCTACAACGCAAGCGCGGCGCAAATGCCGGGCGTATTGGCGTATGCGAGGACGCATGGCGCAGGCGGCGTATATGTGACGTCGCTGACCTTGCCGAACCCTTATAAGGGCCTTCCTGCATACTGGAACGATGAAGTGTCCAACGCCGTGGCGCAGTGA
- a CDS encoding GntR family transcriptional regulator: MMEADDRLPRYQRLRDEMVALIAARQWRPGEAIPTEQALSQSYGLAVGTVRKAVDLLVAEGLLERFQGRGTFVRRANFDGSLFRFFRFQTRQGERRIPESRILRREVVDAPSAVAATLQISRTARVIQMSRLRLIDGVPMLAEEIWLPYARFAAFAKMDLQEIGDLLYPVYETQCNQIVASATETLTVEAIGSRHARLLNIEPGAPAVVIERLAFGYDRQPLEWRRSRGPASEFIYQAEIR, translated from the coding sequence ATCATGGAAGCCGATGACCGGTTGCCGCGTTATCAGCGCTTGCGCGACGAAATGGTAGCCCTGATTGCGGCTCGTCAGTGGCGACCGGGCGAAGCGATTCCCACCGAGCAGGCGCTTTCGCAAAGCTATGGCCTTGCCGTCGGTACGGTCAGAAAGGCCGTCGATCTGCTCGTGGCTGAAGGTCTTCTCGAACGATTCCAGGGCAGAGGGACGTTCGTGCGCCGCGCGAACTTCGACGGTTCCCTGTTTCGCTTCTTCCGCTTTCAGACGCGACAAGGCGAACGCCGCATCCCGGAGAGCCGGATCTTGCGCCGGGAGGTCGTCGATGCGCCGTCCGCCGTCGCCGCGACATTGCAAATATCACGGACGGCCCGCGTGATTCAGATGTCCCGTCTGCGGTTGATCGACGGCGTGCCGATGCTTGCCGAAGAAATATGGTTGCCCTACGCGCGCTTTGCCGCGTTCGCGAAGATGGACTTGCAGGAAATCGGTGATCTTCTGTACCCGGTGTACGAGACGCAGTGCAACCAGATCGTGGCGTCGGCCACGGAAACGCTGACGGTCGAAGCCATCGGCTCACGGCACGCGAGACTCCTGAACATCGAACCGGGCGCGCCGGCCGTCGTCATCGAACGTCTTGCATTCGGCTACGACCGGCAGCCGCTGGAATGGCGCCGTTCGCGTGGTCCCGCCAGCGAGTTCATCTATCAAGCCGAGATCCGCTAG